One genomic segment of Actinopolymorpha sp. NPDC004070 includes these proteins:
- a CDS encoding AAC(3) family N-acetyltransferase, with amino-acid sequence MPALTDLMRDRKFTPMTSPALVQGLKQLGVEPGVVLMVHVRMSAFRWVVGGIDTIVEALREAVGPSGTLLAFTGWEDSPYHVPMWDEHPEWQAAYRDHQPAFNPAVSSARRDFGRFPERLRTWPGARRSAHPEASFAALGPRAERLLADQRDDDPFGVDSPLERLCEHGGQVLLLGAPLSRLTLCHHAEALTDLPSRRFHTFRAPVAGIGVREYRMIDTFYGAFPYYEDGRGIDSPVRTMAEQAVASGAGRSTQIGTATAWLFETRPTVVAVRTWLEREFG; translated from the coding sequence ATGCCTGCGCTGACGGACCTGATGCGCGACCGCAAGTTCACTCCGATGACCAGTCCCGCACTTGTTCAGGGCCTGAAGCAGCTTGGTGTCGAGCCCGGCGTCGTACTGATGGTGCATGTGCGCATGTCCGCGTTCCGATGGGTGGTCGGCGGGATCGACACCATCGTCGAGGCCCTTCGGGAAGCCGTCGGGCCGTCCGGCACTCTTCTTGCCTTCACGGGTTGGGAGGACAGTCCCTATCACGTGCCGATGTGGGACGAGCATCCCGAGTGGCAGGCCGCCTACCGTGACCATCAGCCGGCGTTCAACCCAGCCGTGTCGAGCGCCCGTCGTGACTTCGGCCGGTTCCCAGAACGGCTTCGCACCTGGCCCGGGGCTCGTCGCAGCGCCCATCCCGAGGCCAGCTTCGCCGCTCTCGGTCCTCGCGCCGAACGCCTGCTCGCGGACCAGCGTGACGACGACCCGTTCGGGGTCGACAGTCCACTGGAACGACTGTGTGAGCACGGCGGCCAGGTCCTGCTGCTCGGTGCACCTCTGAGTAGGTTGACCCTCTGCCATCACGCGGAGGCGCTGACCGATCTGCCGAGCCGGCGATTCCACACCTTCCGTGCGCCGGTTGCGGGCATAGGCGTTCGCGAATACCGCATGATCGACACCTTCTACGGCGCCTTCCCGTACTACGAGGACGGGCGTGGCATCGACTCACCGGTTCGTACGATGGCCGAACAAGCAGTGGCCTCGGGTGCTGGCCGCAGTACACAGATCGGCACTGCGACGGCATGGCTGTTCGAGACCCGGCCTACGGTTGTCGCGGTCCGCACGTGGCTGGAGCGCGAGTTCGGCTGA
- a CDS encoding DNA alkylation repair protein, whose amino-acid sequence MAEKTSTDPTVAEVMAELAALEDPRVREVNRKHGDDHGVNLGKLRAVAKRLKTQQELACRLWETGDTAARLLALLICRPRAFGRDELDVMLREARTPKVHDWLVSYVVKKSPHAEDLRLAWFADPDPVVASAGWALTTERVTKKPDTLDLDALLDVIEAEMKDAPDRLQWAMNACLAQIGIDRAEHRTRALDIGERLGVLKDYPTPPNCTSPYAPVWINEMVRRQEGGSAS is encoded by the coding sequence GTGGCTGAGAAGACGTCGACCGACCCGACCGTCGCCGAGGTGATGGCCGAGTTGGCCGCGCTCGAGGATCCCCGAGTACGCGAGGTCAACCGCAAGCACGGCGACGACCACGGTGTGAATCTCGGCAAGCTTCGTGCGGTCGCGAAGCGACTGAAGACGCAGCAGGAACTCGCGTGCCGGCTCTGGGAGACCGGCGACACCGCCGCGAGGTTGCTGGCGTTGCTGATCTGCCGGCCGAGGGCGTTCGGCCGCGACGAGTTGGACGTCATGCTGCGGGAGGCGCGCACGCCCAAGGTACACGACTGGCTCGTGAGTTACGTGGTGAAGAAGAGTCCGCACGCGGAGGATCTGCGGTTGGCGTGGTTCGCCGATCCGGATCCGGTCGTCGCGAGTGCCGGCTGGGCCCTGACCACCGAACGCGTGACGAAGAAGCCGGACACCCTCGACCTCGACGCACTCCTCGACGTCATCGAGGCAGAGATGAAGGACGCACCCGATCGCCTGCAGTGGGCGATGAATGCCTGCCTTGCCCAGATCGGGATCGACCGTGCCGAGCACCGCACCAGGGCGCTCGACATCGGCGAGCGGCTGGGGGTTCTCAAGGACTACCCGACACCGCCCAACTGCACGTCCCCGTACGCACCTGTCTGGATCAACGAGATGGTGCGCCGCCAGGAAGGCGGGTCTGCGTCGTAG
- a CDS encoding GNAT family N-acetyltransferase, giving the protein MLLEERPPTDAGLSALLTAAFDELVKRNGPEGRSAVHAEARYLVALVEAQPVGCGAIQPAGAATAELKRMYVIPSARGQGVARALLAGLEDLARGSGLRVMRLATGVRQPEAIGLYESSGYAPTEPYGKYVGQPLTRCYEKVLTTDGPGSCTENDNPNSLSVHATSPGNAGCIRPKGEDRP; this is encoded by the coding sequence ATGCTGCTGGAGGAACGGCCACCCACTGACGCAGGCCTGTCGGCCCTGCTCACGGCTGCCTTCGACGAACTGGTGAAACGCAACGGCCCAGAGGGACGGTCGGCCGTTCATGCGGAGGCGCGGTATCTGGTCGCTCTCGTAGAGGCCCAGCCTGTCGGCTGCGGTGCCATCCAGCCCGCCGGAGCCGCCACGGCGGAGCTCAAACGGATGTACGTCATCCCTTCCGCCCGGGGGCAGGGGGTTGCCCGGGCACTACTGGCGGGTCTTGAGGATCTGGCTCGAGGTTCAGGTCTCCGGGTCATGCGGCTGGCGACGGGCGTGCGGCAGCCAGAAGCGATCGGCTTGTACGAAAGCTCCGGCTACGCGCCCACCGAGCCGTACGGGAAGTACGTAGGCCAACCTCTCACCAGGTGTTACGAGAAGGTGCTCACGACCGACGGACCGGGATCTTGTACTGAGAACGACAACCCGAATAGCTTGAGCGTCCATGCAACATCACCAGGAAACGCTGGATGCATACGTCCGAAGGGTGAAGACCGACCCTGA
- a CDS encoding MFS transporter, with protein sequence MRTAGPSLAGGLVQIFNAASALSVQALTFACSGPLLWRIRHREPARSVATHASVRGALVAGLRFVWRQPLVRAFTLSDATFLFSFAVVYAVQLVFFTRELGLSPAVIGVIFTVGSIGGLLGGMVSRPIGVRLTTGRTILAGSILRASGIAMVPLAALAGSAAVPLLVFSRLVNAFGWTLWEVHQETTQQLLAPAGLRGRVNGSVQFVVRGVDALGAFAGAGLAALLGVFPTLAAGAAGALLGTAWLATSRLWGLRTPPPQADDPEPAD encoded by the coding sequence ATGCGTACGGCGGGTCCCAGCCTGGCCGGCGGGCTTGTGCAGATCTTCAACGCCGCATCGGCACTGAGTGTCCAGGCGCTCACGTTCGCCTGCTCCGGCCCTCTGCTGTGGAGGATCCGCCACCGGGAGCCGGCCCGCTCGGTGGCAACGCATGCGAGCGTGCGGGGCGCGCTCGTCGCCGGACTGCGCTTCGTCTGGCGGCAACCGCTGGTCCGCGCGTTCACCCTGTCCGACGCGACCTTCCTGTTCTCCTTCGCCGTCGTGTACGCCGTCCAGCTGGTCTTCTTCACCCGTGAACTCGGCCTGTCCCCCGCCGTGATCGGAGTGATCTTCACGGTCGGAAGCATCGGCGGGCTGCTGGGCGGCATGGTCTCTCGGCCCATCGGCGTGCGGCTCACGACTGGACGAACCATCCTCGCTGGGTCGATCCTGCGAGCGTCCGGCATCGCGATGGTCCCACTCGCCGCCTTGGCCGGGTCGGCTGCCGTACCCCTGCTCGTCTTCTCTCGGCTGGTGAACGCCTTCGGCTGGACCTTGTGGGAAGTCCACCAGGAGACCACCCAGCAGCTGCTCGCCCCGGCCGGACTTCGGGGACGGGTCAACGGCAGCGTGCAGTTCGTGGTCCGGGGCGTGGACGCGCTCGGAGCGTTCGCCGGGGCAGGCCTCGCGGCGCTTCTCGGAGTTTTCCCCACACTCGCGGCCGGCGCTGCCGGCGCGCTTCTCGGCACCGCCTGGCTCGCCACGTCCCGGCTGTGGGGTCTACGGACGCCGCCACCCCAGGCAGACGATCCCGAGCCCGCGGACTGA
- a CDS encoding GNAT family N-acetyltransferase, with product MAEFTERLRLEPVGPAYADDLWLVHADDKVWPWYGDEKPSREQVVQWAGSMGESWRSHGAGKWIAYDRTSREVVGRGGLGRTPVDDDWGRVYEFLPDESWVRVAHDNQHPSAVHANWAELGWALRHDYWGCGYAAEIGRAGLAYAFDVLGMEAVVSCTDLPNVRSRAVMERLGMRYAGELWSEEFEGALGKPPLTVCVLLRSDWERSTACYRHSQRRASGSRTPPWFGLWPPSPSTRRKS from the coding sequence GTGGCTGAGTTCACCGAACGTCTGCGCCTTGAGCCGGTGGGCCCGGCCTACGCCGACGACCTGTGGCTTGTCCATGCAGACGACAAGGTGTGGCCCTGGTACGGCGACGAGAAGCCGAGCCGCGAGCAGGTCGTCCAGTGGGCGGGGTCGATGGGTGAGTCCTGGCGCTCGCACGGCGCCGGCAAGTGGATCGCGTACGACCGAACGAGCCGCGAGGTGGTCGGCCGGGGAGGTCTCGGCCGCACACCGGTGGACGACGACTGGGGCCGGGTGTACGAGTTCCTCCCCGACGAGTCGTGGGTGCGCGTCGCGCATGACAATCAGCACCCGTCGGCCGTGCACGCCAACTGGGCCGAGCTCGGATGGGCGCTACGACACGACTACTGGGGGTGCGGGTACGCGGCAGAGATCGGCCGCGCCGGCCTGGCGTATGCGTTCGACGTCCTCGGGATGGAAGCCGTGGTGTCGTGCACCGATCTTCCCAACGTACGTTCGCGTGCCGTGATGGAGCGGCTCGGCATGCGGTACGCCGGTGAGCTGTGGAGCGAGGAGTTCGAGGGAGCGCTGGGCAAGCCGCCCTTGACGGTGTGCGTGCTGCTGCGAAGTGACTGGGAACGATCCACCGCGTGTTACCGCCACAGCCAGCGCAGGGCATCGGGGAGCAGGACTCCGCCGTGGTTCGGGCTGTGGCCACCATCGCCCAGTACAAGGCGAAAGTCGTAG
- a CDS encoding alpha/beta hydrolase-fold protein, with translation MTVKVPYQPLPVDQSGVVYAHGPDSVVHPDVPAGETIEFVWNDSTVYPGTSRKFWVHVPAQYDPSEPASLMVFQDGQWYLDPDGQVRGGIVLDNLIHRGEIPVTVGVFVDPGVFVDSENPKNRNVEYDAFDDRYVNFLLTEIVPQVTDRYAISDDPDRWGICGGSSGGNCALTAAWMRPDKFRRVVGYLSSFVQMPGGNPYPELIPRTPNKPLRIFLQAGHRDLGWNEPEGNWLAANLRVAAALAEAGYDFRLVLGDGGHSPNHGGVLLPDALRWLWR, from the coding sequence GTGACTGTGAAGGTGCCCTACCAGCCGCTCCCTGTCGATCAGTCGGGCGTCGTCTACGCCCACGGACCTGACTCGGTTGTCCACCCGGACGTCCCTGCCGGTGAGACCATCGAGTTCGTGTGGAACGACAGCACGGTCTATCCGGGCACCTCGAGGAAGTTCTGGGTTCACGTGCCAGCGCAGTACGACCCTTCCGAGCCGGCGTCGCTGATGGTCTTCCAGGACGGGCAGTGGTACCTCGACCCTGACGGGCAGGTGCGCGGTGGGATCGTCCTGGACAACCTGATCCACCGCGGTGAGATCCCAGTGACCGTCGGGGTGTTCGTGGACCCTGGCGTCTTCGTCGATAGCGAGAACCCGAAGAACCGCAACGTCGAGTACGACGCGTTCGACGACCGCTACGTCAACTTCCTCCTGACGGAGATCGTTCCTCAGGTCACCGACCGGTACGCGATCTCCGACGACCCGGACCGGTGGGGCATCTGCGGTGGTAGCAGCGGAGGCAACTGCGCCTTGACGGCAGCGTGGATGCGACCGGACAAGTTCCGCCGCGTCGTCGGTTACCTGTCCAGCTTCGTGCAGATGCCAGGCGGGAACCCGTACCCGGAACTCATTCCCAGGACCCCGAACAAGCCGCTGCGTATCTTCCTACAGGCAGGTCACCGTGACCTGGGCTGGAACGAGCCAGAGGGCAACTGGCTGGCAGCCAACCTGCGCGTCGCGGCCGCACTCGCAGAAGCAGGCTACGACTTTCGCCTTGTACTGGGCGATGGTGGCCACAGCCCGAACCACGGCGGAGTCCTGCTCCCCGATGCCCTGCGCTGGCTGTGGCGGTAA
- a CDS encoding alpha/beta hydrolase, producing MLIKVNDVELCVETFGNPADPPVLLIGVTMLSWPDELCAALAEERYVVRYDLRDAGQSTFADPDAPTYDLRDLVTDASELLVALDLERTHVVGMGVGGFIVQLLALDHPDQVASLTLISTRPVAPGPVDPDLPDHSPETMGQLFGRPMPDWTDRAGVVDYMTGSARLLCGARGFDEQDVRATAGAVFDRAGRTVKAQLASHLGTMFAAIDCRPRWRERLGEITAPTLVVHGDEDPFFPHGNGVALAAEIPGATLLTLPGIGQGVPRVTWPTVVDALVRHTSLPHGRKARSWIFCGRPRSIGQRWSQRNQRTSLRSEVSWTFFQGSSSQWAVPVA from the coding sequence GTGTTGATCAAGGTCAACGATGTCGAGTTGTGCGTGGAGACCTTCGGGAACCCCGCGGATCCCCCGGTGCTGCTGATCGGCGTCACCATGCTGAGCTGGCCGGACGAGCTGTGCGCGGCGCTGGCCGAGGAACGGTACGTGGTGCGCTACGACCTGCGCGACGCCGGCCAGTCGACGTTCGCCGACCCGGACGCGCCCACCTACGACCTGCGCGACCTGGTGACCGATGCGTCCGAGCTGCTGGTCGCGCTGGATCTGGAGCGTACGCACGTGGTCGGGATGGGCGTCGGCGGCTTCATCGTGCAACTTCTCGCGCTCGACCATCCCGACCAGGTCGCGTCACTGACGCTGATCTCCACCCGCCCCGTCGCGCCCGGTCCGGTGGATCCCGACCTGCCGGACCACTCACCCGAGACGATGGGGCAGTTGTTCGGGCGCCCCATGCCGGACTGGACCGATCGCGCCGGCGTGGTCGACTACATGACCGGCTCCGCGCGGCTGTTGTGCGGGGCGCGAGGATTCGACGAGCAGGACGTACGGGCGACTGCCGGGGCGGTGTTCGATCGGGCGGGACGGACGGTGAAGGCACAGCTTGCGAGCCATCTCGGCACCATGTTCGCCGCGATCGACTGCCGCCCGCGATGGCGCGAGCGGCTCGGCGAGATCACCGCGCCGACCTTGGTGGTGCACGGGGACGAGGACCCGTTCTTCCCGCACGGGAACGGCGTGGCTCTCGCCGCGGAGATCCCGGGCGCCACGCTCCTCACGCTGCCGGGCATCGGTCAGGGTGTGCCACGCGTGACCTGGCCGACCGTGGTCGACGCCCTGGTGCGCCACACCTCCTTACCGCACGGCCGTAAGGCTCGTTCGTGGATTTTCTGTGGACGGCCCAGGTCCATTGGGCAACGGTGGTCTCAGCGCAACCAGCGGACTTCGTTGAGGTCGGAGGTGAGCTGGACGTTCTTCCAGGGGTCGTCGTCCCAGTGGGCTGTGCCCGTGGCGTAG
- a CDS encoding MFS transporter, with product MHGDYWVQPSCPPIGHGFEVGSPLRHAGEGGADCFVGVLGVGAAGFDARLLLRGEGRGVDVRARVANWPERLVGRFEGGDVTWAAKRVLVQIALVCASVFFPLCWSFISWMWAAQSPGTACSSVSTCHRVPLVGAGPVRARVGPGPALGKGIRRHLESAGPSPATAARYSTRMRDEAIQSDSEVAPPPREVLRLPAFAFFWSASTIRAFGGSIAGVAFQILVVKTLDATPVQISILSALGVVPYLFLGLIIGALMDRWRRQRALMITSVGRAVAMASVPVLLLTGVLNFWSLATVVLVLGVLTLFADSAAQPFLPRIVPRNSLVMANARLGQSETVAGTVGPALGGALLNLVGAPILFFFEAAINAVAAVLQSRIRVDEPRPEPRPHGRHIGHDIADGMRYTYQHRTLRPLAISVHTWFLANSIVSTVFAVFVLRELDMPAWAYGVTLAVGGVGGFLGALVAPPVGARLGAGRAILLGRTLVVIPWLVLAVAPLTASSGIGVVLAVASLAQFIYCLAMGIEDANDTAYRQAVAPDAIQGRMNSTIRTVNRVIYFFGALLTGALMTFLGYHLAIGIGAAIFALAALVVLVSPLRNARQDDGNT from the coding sequence GTGCATGGCGACTACTGGGTCCAGCCGTCCTGCCCGCCGATCGGCCATGGCTTTGAGGTGGGCTCTCCACTCCGCCACGCCGGCGAGGGCGGCGCCGACTGCTTTGTCGGCGTTCTCGGTGTAGGTGCGGCAGGCTTCGACGCTCGCCTTCTGTTGCGCGGTGAGGGACGCGGTGTCGACGTTCGTGCACGAGTCGCGAACTGGCCGGAACGCCTTGTCGGCCGGTTCGAAGGTGGAGACGTGACCTGGGCGGCCAAGCGGGTTCTCGTCCAGATCGCCTTGGTCTGCGCCTCGGTGTTCTTCCCGCTCTGCTGGTCTTTCATTTCCTGGATGTGGGCGGCCCAGTCACCGGGAACGGCGTGCTCCTCTGTGTCCACTTGCCATCGGGTTCCCCTTGTCGGTGCCGGGCCTGTGCGCGCGAGAGTAGGTCCTGGACCAGCTTTGGGAAAGGGGATCAGGAGACATCTGGAGAGTGCTGGTCCGTCGCCGGCGACAGCGGCCCGATACTCTACGCGGATGCGGGACGAGGCGATCCAGTCCGACTCCGAGGTCGCGCCTCCCCCGCGCGAAGTGCTTCGGCTGCCGGCTTTCGCCTTCTTCTGGAGCGCCTCGACGATCCGTGCGTTCGGAGGCTCGATCGCGGGCGTCGCGTTCCAGATCCTGGTCGTGAAGACACTTGACGCAACGCCGGTCCAGATCAGCATCCTGAGCGCGCTCGGCGTCGTGCCGTACCTGTTCCTCGGTTTGATCATCGGTGCACTGATGGATCGGTGGCGCCGGCAGCGGGCACTGATGATCACCAGCGTCGGCCGCGCGGTGGCCATGGCTTCGGTGCCGGTGCTGTTGCTTACCGGCGTACTCAACTTCTGGTCACTCGCGACGGTCGTTCTGGTGCTCGGCGTACTCACGTTGTTCGCGGACTCGGCCGCACAGCCGTTCCTTCCGCGCATCGTCCCGCGGAACTCGCTCGTGATGGCGAACGCTCGGCTCGGTCAAAGTGAAACGGTCGCGGGCACGGTCGGGCCCGCGCTGGGTGGAGCACTGCTCAACCTGGTGGGTGCGCCGATCCTGTTCTTTTTCGAAGCCGCCATCAACGCTGTCGCGGCCGTCCTGCAGTCTCGAATCAGGGTGGACGAGCCGAGGCCAGAGCCTCGTCCTCATGGCCGCCACATCGGCCACGACATCGCCGACGGGATGCGGTACACGTATCAGCATCGGACACTCCGTCCGCTGGCGATCTCCGTACACACGTGGTTCCTCGCGAACAGCATCGTGTCCACGGTCTTCGCAGTCTTCGTTCTCCGCGAACTGGACATGCCGGCCTGGGCGTACGGCGTCACACTCGCCGTGGGTGGCGTAGGTGGCTTCCTCGGTGCGCTTGTCGCGCCTCCAGTCGGTGCGCGACTCGGGGCGGGACGGGCGATCCTCCTCGGCCGGACCCTGGTCGTCATCCCCTGGCTCGTGCTCGCGGTGGCACCGCTCACGGCGAGCAGTGGCATCGGTGTCGTGCTGGCCGTCGCCTCGCTCGCCCAGTTCATCTACTGCCTCGCCATGGGCATCGAGGACGCGAACGACACCGCATACCGTCAGGCCGTTGCGCCGGATGCCATCCAGGGGCGGATGAACTCGACGATACGTACGGTGAACCGAGTCATCTACTTCTTCGGCGCCCTCCTCACCGGGGCCCTCATGACCTTCCTGGGCTACCACCTGGCCATCGGTATCGGAGCGGCGATCTTCGCCTTGGCCGCACTCGTGGTGTTGGTGTCCCCGTTACGCAACGCGCGACAGGACGACGGCAACACCTGA
- a CDS encoding NUDIX hydrolase yields MGGVRERQRVGAYALVLDETDALLLCRMSSRTRTPGWWTLPGGGLRHGEPPEDADDTTDDARWFRRDAANTLDLSEHARYGVALLAGGAEAGVGRSGRPLS; encoded by the coding sequence ATGGGAGGCGTGAGGGAACGGCAGCGGGTCGGCGCGTACGCGCTGGTGCTGGACGAGACCGACGCGCTCCTGCTGTGCCGGATGTCGTCGCGGACCCGAACTCCCGGCTGGTGGACCCTGCCCGGCGGTGGGCTTCGGCATGGCGAGCCGCCCGAGGATGCGGACGACACCACCGACGACGCTCGCTGGTTCCGTCGCGACGCGGCGAACACCCTCGACCTGTCCGAGCATGCGCGTTACGGCGTAGCGCTGCTGGCGGGTGGCGCCGAAGCCGGCGTGGGTCGATCCGGACGACCTCTGTCATAG
- a CDS encoding VOC family protein, translating into MNRHPQQYRHGELVVVIDCSDLERSARFWTGLLGYERAGAAVEPYQSLTPPEGGCEVLLQHVSEPKREKTRIHLDLRTRDLDSEVERARSLGAAVLTEEPIVEEGWGWHVLADPDGNEFCILQPPESYWQDHGSS; encoded by the coding sequence GTGAATCGACACCCTCAGCAGTACCGCCATGGTGAGCTCGTCGTCGTGATCGACTGCTCGGATCTCGAGCGTTCGGCGCGGTTCTGGACCGGCTTGCTGGGCTACGAACGAGCCGGCGCGGCGGTGGAGCCCTACCAGAGCCTGACGCCTCCCGAGGGCGGCTGCGAGGTGTTGCTGCAACACGTGTCGGAGCCCAAGCGGGAGAAGACGCGCATTCACCTCGACCTGCGGACGAGAGACCTCGACTCCGAGGTCGAGCGCGCTCGGTCACTTGGTGCCGCCGTCCTGACGGAGGAGCCCATCGTCGAGGAAGGGTGGGGCTGGCACGTCCTCGCGGATCCGGACGGCAACGAGTTCTGCATCCTCCAGCCTCCGGAGTCCTACTGGCAGGACCACGGCTCATCGTGA
- a CDS encoding AAA family ATPase — translation MDLVYLYGPPAVGKLTVARELAARTGYRVFHNHLAIDCVRPVFEFGSEPFWRQVHAIREGILAEAARAGRDLISTTVYSHPDCDPQTRRRFEAVEGNGGRVCPVRLTCSTKVLETRVTDTQRKAAGKLATIDGLHRAMAEHDLFTPIPWREGLQLDTGILGVAETAQRIIAGYRLPVLDQSGC, via the coding sequence ATGGACCTGGTTTACCTTTACGGGCCGCCGGCCGTGGGGAAGCTGACCGTCGCGAGAGAGCTCGCCGCCCGGACGGGCTACCGGGTGTTTCACAATCACCTGGCCATCGACTGTGTTCGGCCGGTCTTCGAGTTCGGGAGTGAACCGTTCTGGCGCCAGGTGCACGCGATCCGTGAAGGCATCCTGGCCGAGGCCGCGCGTGCGGGGCGGGACCTGATCTCCACGACGGTCTACAGCCATCCGGACTGCGATCCGCAGACCAGACGTCGTTTCGAGGCTGTGGAGGGCAACGGCGGGCGAGTGTGTCCGGTGAGGCTCACCTGCTCGACGAAGGTCCTGGAGACACGCGTGACGGACACGCAGCGGAAGGCGGCGGGAAAACTCGCCACGATCGATGGCCTGCACCGGGCCATGGCCGAACACGATCTGTTCACCCCGATCCCCTGGCGCGAGGGTCTGCAGCTCGACACCGGCATCCTCGGAGTCGCCGAGACGGCGCAACGCATCATCGCGGGTTACCGCCTACCTGTGCTCGACCAGAGTGGTTGTTGA
- a CDS encoding nucleotidyltransferase domain-containing protein, with translation MKTDPDTIAVILVGSVARGTERPDSDVDVYLVAPDDVFDSAIATHRVIAVEHSDATYPGGYVDVKLASVRFLDAAAERGDDPVRASFENARVAWARDGYDIAGRVAAIPVLSPEVWEDRAISFMSEVWWHGTDFLPQALASDNTFLLHHAAVHTVSAGGRVLLALNRTLFRGPRYLDATLATLDRIPDGYSDLARQLLTRPSRESAEAYVQALENFHPWPMDRAASASIFVRDNELGWLTGKLPPELS, from the coding sequence GTGAAGACCGACCCTGACACGATCGCGGTCATCCTCGTGGGATCGGTGGCTCGTGGCACGGAACGACCCGACTCGGATGTCGACGTCTACCTCGTCGCGCCCGACGACGTATTCGACTCGGCCATCGCCACTCATCGGGTGATTGCCGTAGAGCACTCCGACGCGACGTACCCGGGTGGCTATGTCGACGTGAAGCTTGCCTCCGTCAGGTTTCTGGATGCTGCCGCCGAGCGCGGGGACGATCCTGTTCGCGCATCGTTCGAAAACGCGCGAGTGGCCTGGGCCCGCGACGGCTACGACATCGCCGGGCGGGTCGCCGCGATCCCCGTGCTTTCGCCCGAGGTCTGGGAAGACCGGGCCATCTCCTTCATGTCCGAGGTCTGGTGGCACGGAACCGACTTTCTGCCACAGGCTCTCGCGTCGGACAACACCTTCCTGCTGCATCACGCGGCCGTACACACGGTCAGCGCCGGCGGGCGGGTCCTGCTCGCGTTGAACCGGACGCTCTTTCGCGGGCCGAGGTATCTCGACGCCACGCTCGCCACTCTGGACCGGATACCGGACGGATACAGCGACCTCGCTCGGCAGCTGCTCACCCGACCCAGCCGTGAGAGCGCTGAGGCATACGTGCAGGCACTGGAGAACTTCCACCCCTGGCCGATGGATCGTGCGGCGAGTGCCTCGATATTCGTTCGGGACAACGAACTCGGCTGGCTCACCGGGAAGCTCCCACCCGAGCTGAGCTGA
- a CDS encoding aminoglycoside phosphotransferase family protein produces MQEPTYEEVAAFLARHSGGTPSDLEPLSGGAWSSAWAYRAGGEELVIRFGRERSWYETDRMAMAFDGPDLPVPQVREVGTTPSGLAYAISVRHHGQFLEDAPVERADAVAPTLTRLLLALYRAPAPPPGTPVMWHPAGAPAHSWREYVLAKLVDEPGSRAHGWRAALDADPKLAALSTAVCDRVGTLIEACPERRDLVHGDLLHGNVLVSPDYRRVQAVISWKCSLRGDFLYDAAWCSVWGPVFYPGIAAVDPLAGLLRDPGLRADETALVDAAVRHHCYELQLGLTHLGWSLRTWKQEHLDATINLLAELLERGPRPSTGS; encoded by the coding sequence ATGCAGGAGCCCACGTACGAAGAGGTCGCCGCATTCCTCGCTCGACATTCCGGCGGCACCCCCAGCGATTTGGAGCCTCTCTCCGGCGGCGCGTGGTCGTCGGCGTGGGCCTACCGAGCGGGCGGGGAAGAGTTGGTGATCCGCTTCGGCCGCGAGCGTTCCTGGTACGAAACCGACCGGATGGCGATGGCCTTCGACGGGCCGGATCTGCCGGTGCCCCAGGTCAGGGAGGTGGGGACCACACCGTCCGGCCTGGCCTACGCGATCTCCGTACGTCATCACGGGCAGTTCCTGGAGGACGCACCGGTCGAACGCGCCGATGCGGTCGCCCCCACTCTCACCCGCCTGCTCCTCGCGCTCTATCGCGCACCCGCCCCGCCCCCCGGCACCCCGGTGATGTGGCACCCGGCGGGCGCGCCGGCCCACAGTTGGCGGGAGTACGTCCTCGCCAAGCTGGTGGACGAACCGGGGAGCCGGGCGCACGGATGGCGCGCCGCCCTGGACGCCGACCCGAAGCTCGCGGCCCTGTCAACCGCGGTTTGCGATCGGGTGGGGACATTGATCGAGGCCTGCCCCGAACGCCGCGACCTCGTTCACGGCGACCTCCTGCATGGCAATGTCCTGGTGAGCCCGGACTACCGCCGCGTGCAAGCGGTGATTTCCTGGAAATGTTCGCTGCGCGGTGATTTCCTCTACGACGCCGCCTGGTGCAGTGTCTGGGGACCCGTGTTCTACCCCGGGATCGCCGCCGTCGACCCGCTGGCTGGATTGCTCCGGGACCCGGGACTGCGAGCCGACGAGACCGCGCTCGTCGATGCTGCCGTACGCCATCACTGCTACGAGCTGCAACTCGGTCTCACCCACCTGGGGTGGAGCCTGCGAACCTGGAAACAGGAACACCTCGACGCGACGATCAACCTTCTCGCCGAACTACTCGAACGCGGTCCACGGCCTTCGACCGGCTCCTGA